In Intestinibacillus sp. Marseille-P6563, a single genomic region encodes these proteins:
- a CDS encoding sensor histidine kinase, which translates to MIELFVMEYMTALGMTMVLLFLDSQYPRHRTIPAVYGTMIVAMVAVAIIYWEAGMETIVRIYPLIVHTPAFLLLLKLSRFRGWRLIFQLFSIILFCALIQHGTGLVYYLSGGNVWICILAYVGLTAAVIWFLPRFLRPLFFQALLELQRGWWLMCLVLAAYYVIIIYLIPGYVGSTRSSTILKPAISLLMVGFYSILMFLFSSIQKESEARHNAQLSGLQLSALQSRMEAVHVAENAIRTERHDLRHRLQTVSELIARGEKDLALDFLDSSQRRLDEQKEIRWCRPPILDAVFSSYFEQAQLQNIRVEATLSLPDTLPVDEAELAVVLANALENAIHANMKLPDKQRQICCKMVGTPTLLLNISNPYVGEIALDHEGFPISHQEGHGLGMQSISAFCRKHGAVCQFKLTDGWFRLMLVL; encoded by the coding sequence ATGATCGAACTGTTTGTCATGGAGTACATGACAGCACTCGGTATGACCATGGTGCTGCTCTTTTTGGATAGCCAGTATCCTCGACACCGCACCATCCCGGCAGTCTATGGCACGATGATTGTGGCCATGGTAGCAGTTGCCATCATATACTGGGAAGCCGGTATGGAAACCATTGTGCGAATCTATCCCTTGATTGTCCATACTCCAGCCTTTCTGCTTCTCTTGAAACTAAGCCGTTTTCGAGGATGGCGGCTGATCTTTCAACTGTTCTCGATCATCCTGTTTTGTGCACTGATCCAGCACGGTACCGGGTTGGTCTATTATCTGTCCGGAGGCAACGTCTGGATATGTATTCTGGCCTATGTCGGCCTTACCGCCGCAGTGATTTGGTTTCTGCCTCGCTTTCTGCGGCCCCTGTTTTTTCAGGCACTACTGGAATTGCAACGGGGCTGGTGGCTCATGTGTCTGGTGCTGGCGGCGTATTATGTCATCATCATCTATCTCATCCCCGGCTATGTGGGATCTACTCGGAGCAGTACCATTCTCAAACCCGCTATTTCGTTGCTGATGGTAGGCTTTTACTCGATTTTGATGTTTCTATTTTCCAGCATCCAAAAGGAGTCCGAAGCCCGGCACAACGCCCAGCTGTCCGGCCTGCAATTGTCTGCTCTGCAAAGCCGGATGGAGGCCGTACACGTCGCCGAAAACGCCATCCGTACCGAACGACACGACCTGCGCCATCGGCTGCAAACCGTATCCGAACTGATTGCCCGCGGGGAGAAAGACCTCGCACTCGATTTTCTGGATTCCTCTCAAAGGCGGCTGGATGAACAGAAAGAAATCCGCTGGTGCCGTCCGCCGATACTGGACGCGGTATTTTCGTCCTACTTCGAACAGGCCCAGCTGCAAAACATCCGTGTGGAAGCCACTCTCTCCCTACCGGATACGTTGCCGGTGGATGAAGCAGAATTGGCCGTCGTATTGGCAAATGCCTTGGAAAATGCCATTCACGCCAATATGAAATTGCCCGACAAGCAACGTCAGATTTGTTGTAAGATGGTCGGAACCCCCACGCTGCTGCTGAACATTTCCAATCCTTATGTTGGAGAGATTGCTCTGGATCATGAGGGTTTCCCGATTTCCCACCAGGAAGGCCACGGCCTTGGAATGCAATCGATCTCGGCCTTTTGCCGCAAGCACGGCGCCGTTTGTCAGTTTAAACTAACAGATGGCTGGTTCCGATTGATGCTGGTTTTATAA
- a CDS encoding helix-turn-helix domain-containing protein: MIDYKLIGDRIKALRLERGLTQDQLAEMVDITTIYLSRIENGHAKPTLDIYALLCDKLQCDLGHIFCAASTESPNYQCDKVLELFQSCAPHVKPIALSILEQLIKIR; this comes from the coding sequence GTGATCGACTATAAGCTGATAGGCGATAGAATTAAAGCGCTGAGACTAGAGCGGGGATTGACGCAGGACCAACTGGCTGAGATGGTTGATATTACCACAATTTATCTGTCTCGCATTGAAAATGGACATGCAAAACCGACATTAGATATTTATGCCTTGCTTTGTGACAAGCTGCAATGTGATTTGGGACATATCTTTTGCGCCGCCTCAACAGAGTCTCCCAATTATCAATGCGACAAAGTGTTGGAACTGTTTCAGTCTTGTGCACCGCATGTCAAGCCGATTGCCCTGAGCATACTGGAACAGTTGATTAAAATTCGATAA